The Desulfonatronospira thiodismutans ASO3-1 region GCCTTAAGACCTGCCTGCAGGTGCTTCCTTAGAACCCGGGCAAACCCACCGCCCATATTGTAGCCGTATAGATAGACGCTTTTATTGCGCCTGCCCAGCTCTTCCAGTCTCCTGGCCACCATCACGGCAGGTGAAGGCAGGATGAACTTGGGGCAGTTTTCCAGTTCCCGCTGCGGGATATAATAAAGCACGTCCTGGGTGCCGCTGCCTATATCCAGACATAATGCAGTCTGATCCATAAAATAAAACCCCTGTAAAAAATTGTCGTCCAAGACCTGGACTCCGGTAAAAAAAGATGAAGGGCACAAAAAAGGCAGGTCTTTACCTGCCTTTTTTGTATGCGGTTTGTCCAGTATTTAGTTTCCATCCGGAAAGTCTTTCTTTCCGGATGCTGAAGCTGTTGGTTTTCTTTACGGAAACGAGGAGTTTTTTTCTTTTGGCAATGAAATCAAGCAATTATGAGGAGGCGTATCTTAATACGGTGACGAATAATCAGACATTTCCAGGCAGTTTTCAGAGCCATTTTCTAAGTCAAAAACAAGGGCAAAATGATTCTCTCCGCCAAGTTGAATGCGCAATGTATGCTATTTTTATCTATAAATGTCAGCATGTTATCTGTTAGCCGACATTTTCAAACGTAATCCTCATGAGTACCTCAAAGCTGTAGCAAGTCTTGGTTATCCGTCCCCATGAAGTAGTACGCAATTTTTTTCAGTAATGATAATCTTTGTTACAGTATTTCTTAACTCTCACTCAAGCTCGGATAGCGATGATGCTATTGCTTTCTTTTATGCTTAACTACTTGTAATAGAACGATAATTTCATAATTTAGCCGAGATAAAAACCGATTACATGAGCAGGCCTGTAGAAAGTTTTACCTGTTACCCCCTGGGAAATCGCATAATTCCATCCAAAAAATGCTTGCATTGCGGGGAATTTTTGCGTACTATATCTTATATACTGTCAAGGCGATTTTGGACCACAATTGCGTACTACTTTGGGTATATAGATATGGTACTCACAGACACTGCTCGCCAATACTTTTTGTCCATTCAGTTCAGGATACGACAGGCTGCTGTCAGGTCACCTGCATCAGTGCCTTTTACTTATGAAGACGAACCATTCTTCTCTGCCTATCAGGCCATCACCGATGTATGGAAAAATCGAAAACCACAAAGGGTTGTGGCTGAATCTTTCAACATCAGTCGAAACACCTTGAAAGACTGGGATCACTCATTTGCTCTTTATGGGACCGTGGCTCTTTTACCGGAGATATCTCATGAGCAGGTTGACCCGGCTCTGGAGCGACTGGTTATCCTGGTCAAACTTTCAAGACCACATGAACGTGCCAACCATGCCTTACGACTCGCCAAGGCCCTGGGGATTGAAGACGCCTCCTTGGAACATATCCGCCAGATTCAGCGTTCTTATGGCTATGGCCAGCGAATGGATGAAGCAGACATTTGTTTTTGGTCCGGCCTGCAACATATCCTGGAATCCGTAATCAAGCAAAAAGAAAAACCGCCTGCCAGGCCAGTTCATAACCTGCACGACCGGCCTGGTACTTTTTTCAATTATCAGCGCGACCACCTTCAACATCGAGTTGAGCTATTCAAGGCCTTATCCAAGCTTGAAAAAAAACGCCAGATTCGCCCAGTGCTTCAAGAATTCGGCATGGCCCCCAATCGGTTCTATGTGTTGAAAAACCGGTATATGCTCTATGGGGTCTGGGGCCTGGCTGATCTTGTCCAAAAGGGGCAAACCGGTGAGAAGATTTCCCCCCAGCTGGAGCTTCAAATCATAGAAGAAAGACTGATGGATCCGTCCCTGTCCACAGCCAAGATGATAAAAAAGCTCAATTTGAAATGTTCCCGGGCCAATGTCCAAAAGATCTATGCTCGATGGAAACTCTCACGATTCAAAAAACCCGTTGCCATCCGAGGTGTTATCTCCAGCCCGGTTCCGGCTCAGGTGACTGAGAAACAGTCACCGGTAGAAGCCTCGGCCAAATCCCGATTTCCTGATCTCGTTGATACCTCCGGGCTCAAAGTGAACCGTTCTTTCCTTCAATTCATCAAGCACCTGGCCTACCGCAAGGTGGTCATCAGCAACCCAGGAACTTTGATCGTGGCTCCTTTCCTGGATCAATTAGGGGTCATTGAAGCATGGCACACCTACGGCCCAAACAGCCTGCGCACTTCTGAGATCACCAACAATATTATCGTGAATGTCATGCGCATTATCGCTGGTTTTCCCAGCATCCATGACTTTACACTCAATGCTGACCGCTCTGTAGCCGTGGCTTCAGGACTGGTTCTCAACCCAGGAAAAACCAGATTCTACGATGCATTCGATGAGATTCGCTTCAGCCATTTGCAGTTCCTGCGAAACGATGCCTCTTGCCGGGCCAGGGAACTGGGGATCATTGAGGGCAAAGAGATTGCCATAGATTATCACTGTGATCCCTCGGATAGCCGGTTTCCTGAAGACAAAGCATTGAGCAAGGCTCCTGATAAAAACGGTGATATGACGTACGCTCACAGGCCGCAGATCCTCTGGGACAGCATGACCAACACCATCATTAATATCGCCTACTGTGAAGGCAAGTCCAGGGCTCCGTCAGCCCTGTACCGCTTCTGTGAACGAAACCTGTTTATGATCATTGACCCTGACGTTATCAAGGAAATTTATGCAGATTCCGAGTATACCGGAGAAAAACAGCTGATATATTTGACTGTTCGTTCGGAATCGGACATTACCATGTGCCTCAAACAAAACCCCAAGATCAAGCGTTGGAAAGAGGCAACCATCCAGCAAGGGGTCTGGCAGGATTACCGGGAGCAATATCGCATTGCCAGTAAGGACTTCATTCTCCCAGAAACAAAAAAGCCCTTTCGTTTTGTGGTCAAGCAAAACAAAGAAACCAGTGAGATCCGCTGCTTTGGAAGTACACATACAGACTACAGCCCGACCAAGATCCTGGATGCCTACCACATCCGCTGGCCGGTGGAAACTGGCATCAAAGATCTTATCGAGAACTACTTCCTGAACAAACCCACAGGCACGTCTCCAGAAAAAGTGGAGGCTCATTACTATTGCATCATGCTTGCTCGGCTCGCTGTTGATTATTTTCGGTCCCAGCTATGTATACCTCAGTGGCAAAGCCCTGAAGACTGGAAATGTGTCTTGTCCACCATCCGAACCAGCATATTCAGCAATCAAAACTGCGAACTGAGCCTTGATGACTCCGGCGACCTCCTCATTACATATCTGGACGGAGATCGTCAGGGGATTAAAAAGAGACTTGCCGAACTTCTTACCAGCAGAAAAGAAACAGGCCTCAACCGCGTTTCCTGGTGGGGAAATCGAGGCGTTCAGATTCAGGTCAAAGATCAGTATGCCATATGATTTTGGCTCTCAAATTGGCCTATCTTTATGGCTCTCAAAAACGGGTGGAAAAGTCTGATAATTGTACAGATTGACCACGCGAAGCGCGTGGCAAGCTCAGCCAAAAGGAAAAAGAACCGTTTCCGGATGAAAACTAGTTATTGTGCCTTGATGCTTAACTGATCGTTTTCCAGGTCTATGGTGACCTGCTGGCCGTCCATAAGCCTGCCGGAGATTATCTCCTTGGCCAGGGGCGTTTCCACGTGCTGCTGCAGGTATCTGCGCAGTGGCCTGGCCCCGTAGACCGGGTCGTAAGCCTCTTTGGCGATGAAGTGCCTGGCTGTGTCGCTTAGTTCAACACTGATCTTGCGGTCCTGCAGGCGATTTCGGATCTGCTGCAGAAGAAGTTCAATGATCTGCTCGATTTCTTCCAGGAGCAAAGGCTTGAACAAGACAATCTCATCCAGGCGGTTTAAAAACTCCGGCCTGAAATGTGACTTGACGGTGCTCATTACCTGGTCCCGGGCATCCTCGCGCAGATGGCCTTCGGGGCTTATGCCCTCCAGAAGGTACTGCGATCCCAGGTTGGAGGTCATGATGATGACCGTGTTTTTGAAGTCTACGGTGCGGCCGTGACTGTCTGTCAGCCTGCCGTCGTCCATTATCTGCAGAAGGACGTTGAACACGTCTGCATGGGCCTTTTCCACTTCGTCAAAGAGAATTACGCTGTAGGGCTTGCGCCGGATGGCTTCGGTGAGCTGACCGCCCTCGTCATATCCCACATATCCCGGGGGAGCCCCGATCATGCGGGCCACGGTGTGCTTTTCCATGTACTCGGACATGTCTAAGCGCACCATGTTCTCCACGGTGTCAAACAGATTCAGGGCCAGGGTCTTGGTCAGCTCGGTCTTACCCACTCCTGTGGGACCCAGAAACAGGAAAGAGCCTATGGGCCGGTTGGGATCCTTGAGCCCCGACCTGGCCCGCAGCACTGCATCAGCTACGGCGTCCACAGCCTCGTCCTGACCGATGACCCGCTCGTGCAGGATGTCGGCAAGCTTTAACAGCTTTTCGCGTTCTCCTTCCAGGAGTTTGGTTACCGGTATGCCGGTCCATTTGGATATTATCTCCGCCACATCGTCAGGGCCCACTTCTTCCTTTAAAAGCATCTCCTCGTCACTGTCGCCGCTTATGGCCGATTCCTTCTCTGCCAGCTCCTTTTCAAGCTGGTGCAGCTTGCCGTAGCGAAGCTCGGCTGCCTTGTTCAGGTCATAAGCCCTTTCTGCGTTTTCAATTTCCAGCTTTGTACGCTCAATATCTTCCTTGAGAGAGCGCAGGGAGTTTATGGATTCCTTTTCGCGCTCCCACCTGCTTCTAAGCCTGGCCTGCTCTTCTTTTAGATCAGCAAGTTCCTGCCCGAGTTTTTCCAGCCTTTCCCTGGAAGCCTCGTCCTTTTCGCGTTTCAGGGCTTCCTGCTCGATTTCCAGCTGCATGATCTTGCGGTTTATTTCGTCAAGCTCAGTGGGCAGGGAGTCGATTTCACTGCGGATCTTGGCCGCGGATTCGTCTATCAGGTCAATAGCCTTATCCGGTAGAAAACGGTCTGATATATAACGGTGCGACAGGGTGGCCGCGGAAACCAGGGACCCGTCGCTTATGCGCACCCCGTGATGCACTTCAAAGCGTTCCCGCAAGCCGCGCAGAATGGATATGGTATCCTCCACGCTGGGCTCGTCCACCATAACCGGCTGAAAGCGCCGCTCCAGGGCCGGGTCCTTTTCGATATTCTTGCGGTATTCATTTATGGTTGTGGCCCCTATGCAGTGCAGTTCCCCACGGGCCAGCATGGGTTTTAGCAGGTTGCCGGCATCCATGGAACCCTCACCTTTGCCGGCCCCCACGATAGTGTGTATCTCATCGATAAAAAGCAGGATCCGACCTTCAGACTGCTGAACCTCCTTGAGCACCGCCTTGAGACGCTCTTCAAACTCGCCGCGATACTTGGCCCCGGCTATAAGAGCACCCATGTCCAGAGCGAAGATGGTTTTGTCCTTGAGCCCCTCGGGCACGTCCCGGTTAAGTATCCTCTGGGCCAGGCCCTCAGCTATGGCCGTCTTGCCCACTCCGGCTTCACCTATGAGTACCGGGTTGTTCTTGGTCCGCCTGGACAGGATCCTTATGCACCGGCGAATCTCGCTGTCCCGGCCTATAACCGGATCAAGCTTGCCTTCCTGGGCCTCTTCCACCAGGTCACGGCCGTATTTTTTCAGGGCATCGTAGGTTTCTTCCGGGGAAGACGAAGTCACCCTCTGGCTGCCCCTGACGCTGGTTAGAGCCGACAACACCTTGTTCTTATCGATTTTGTACTCGGCTATGACCTTGCCCGCCCCGGTGGAAGGAGATTCATCCAGGATGGACAGAAGTATATGCTCCACGCTTACGTATTCGTCCTGCATGTTCTTGGCCAGGTCCTGGGCCTTGAGCAGAAGCGAATTCAGCCTCTGGGTCACGTATATCTGCCCCGGCTGGCTTCCTGGTCCGCTCACCCGGGGCAGTTTCTCAAGTTGCTTGTCCAGGGAAGTGCTGATGGATGAGGGATTATACCCGGCCTGCTGCAGAATCCTGGGAACAAGTCCCTGTTCCTGCTCCAGCAGGGATTTAAACAGGTGCTCCACCTCAACCTGCTGGTGCCCCAGGCGCATGGCCACTTCCTGGGCAGCTGATATAGCTTCCTGCGATTTCTGTGTGAATTTATTTATATCCATAATTGTTCCTCCGAATTATATTATATTAGTTACCATCCGGCAATTCCTTATTGCCGGATGCTGAAACTGATGGTTTTCTTTCCGGAAACGAGGAAAAGAAACGTTTCCGGATGAAAACTATATTAATCTTCTCAGTTGCCTGATTTCCTTGTCCTGCTGCTCGATTCTGTCCAGCAGGTCAATAATGAGCACGCCGCCGATGGTCGGCAGCTCAAAGTCCCGGCACAGGCGGACCAGTTTCTGTACCCGGAAAACTTCCTTTTCCGGGAAATGATAGCTTTCAGGCGAAGTACAGATGGACTCAACCCAGCCCATCTCAACGAGTTCGCCCAGCATACTGGGGCACACCCCGGTACGCTGCACAAACTGGGACCAGTGTATCAGATTGGCCCTGATCAAATTTCCCTGTCTTCGGGTTTGTATATAGTTGGACATGTTTCCTCCGTAAAAACCCTGTTCTAATTCCTGGGGTTAAACCCGGATTTTTCCGAGAGTTGTTGCCACAGGTCTTTTTCTTCTTCAGTAATGTTTTTGGGGACTTTTATCATGATCCTGACCATCTGGTCGCCCTTGGCAGCCCCACGGCCCATGCCGCGTCCCTTGAGGCGCATCTTCTGGCCGCTGCTCATGCCGGACGGGATATTCATCTCCACATCCCCATCCAGCGTGGGAACCCGGACTTTTGCGCCCAGGACGGCTTCCCAGGGTGCCAGGGGCAGATCATAGATTATATTGTTGCCGTCCACCTTGAAATAAGGATGCGGGGCTATTCTGACTTTCAGATACAGATCCCCGGCAGCCCCCTGCCCGCGCCCGGGCGAACCCTGTCCTGAAAGGCGGATCTTGCTGCCGTCCTTGATGCCCTTGGGAACATTGACGCTCAGGGTCTTATTCTGCACATGGGGCATGCCATCGGCACCCATTACCTGCTCCTGCAGGGTAATACTCTTTTTGCCGCCTTTGTAGGCCTCTTCCAGGGTCAGCTCCAGGGTGGCCTCAGCGTCCTGTCCCTTGGAGGAAAATCCCCCTCCGGAAAAAGGATCACCCCTGAATCCCCTGGTGCCGCCGCCCCGGAAATCCTGGCCTGCACCGCCGAAGCCCCTGAAAATAGACTCAAAGAAATCACTGAATCCGCCCATGTCGAATCCCTGACCTGCACCGGGATCACCGCGGAATTCAAAGTGTACATTCTCATAACCCGGCGGCGGCTGAAAATTCTGTCCGTGCTGCCAGTCGGCACCCAGTGCATCATAATGCTTTCTCTTTTCCGGGTCCTTGAGCACTTCGTAAGCTTCGTTAACGTCTTTAAACCTGTCTTCAGCCGTAGAATCATCCGGGTTCAAATCGGGATGATATTTTCTGGCCAGCTTCTTATAGGCCTTGGTGATCTCTTCCTGGGAAGCATTCTTATCCACCCCCAGGATCTTGTAATAGTCCTTGTATTCCATGATCGCTTTCTCCCTTCCAAACCAGAATTTGAACCGCAACTCTGTAAGTTCCTGAAAGAATTCTTTAAGTCGGCAAAAATATTAGTCAAGTTTTTGAACATCTGGAAGGTATCAACTGCACATGACCCAAAAATCCTTTTTTCCTGAAGGATAAAAAGTAAGTCACAGCCGTTTTTCCAGGCACAACACCCGGCATGCGGTAAAATTCGCGGTAAAATATGCTTATCAGAGTATACGGGATCAGGGCCGAGCAAAAGCATGCTTCAAAAGGCTTGAAAAAGGATAACTGTTCACCTTAATGATATGACCTCCAGTGGTCCGGAAATTCGGCAAACATGACGTAAAAACTCGCTCCAAGGAAGCGTAAATCAAAACCTCTTCAAGTTTTTTCAACCAGAAAAGCTTCAATTATATTATGCTTTGAATCAAGTTGAGTGTTTATCACGCCATAGGCGTGATTGATTAATCACGCCAAAGGCGTGACTACGCGTCATTATTTACAGTTTACGCCCAGTTTGCCGAACCCCCAGCCCCTGGCTTTTCGTCCGCAGGTGCTGAATAGTTTCGAAAAAGGTACAGACAGGCAGTGCTGTAGAAAATAAGGCTGGCCGGAATCAGCGAAGCAGGCGGGTAAGGGTTTCAATCATCGGGTTATCAGGGGATTTGGCTCTCAACTCAGCGAGTATTTTTCTGGCCTGGTCAGTACGATCAAGCTTCAACATGGCCAGGGCCAGATTGGCCCGGGCGGAAGAGTCCTCCGGGTTCTGACTCAATACAGCCTGGAATTTTCTGCGTGCTTTTTCATAGTCGTTATCCTGCATGGCCAGAATGCCCTCCCACTTGAGAACCAGCGGGCTTGCACCGGGTAAAATATCTCTCAGCCTGACCATGTATTCGTGCACATCATCATAATCTCCAGCGGCAAAGGCAGCATTCATATCTCTGTTGAGGCTCATAGCCGTGCGGTTTCGCTGGGCCTGACGCGTAAAATGCTCCTGAAGGTCCCTGTCCAGGCGGACCTGGCTGTATCCTTGAGGAAGATCGGCTGGTTCAGGCGGTCCGGGATCAAGCCCCTGTTTTACGTAGGAGGATTCCTGCTGGACGCTGGCATGCCCGGCCAGCTTGTCCCGGACAATATCTTCAGCAACCCCGGTTTCAGATGCTTCAGATGTTTCCTGCCGCTTCACCTCATCTGCACCGGCAGTATCCACAGACATTGCTGAGCCATCTTCACCGGCAACAAGAATTTCTTCCTCAGACACCGTTGCCTCGGAACCGGCTGAATCATCTACTGTCTGTTCCTGCCTGGTTGTTTGCGGGTTAGTCATTTCATAACCGGCGACACTGTACTGCTCAGATGATTCCGGGCTTTGCAGGTAAACATCTAACCTTGACTGAAAAATAAGCACCGGTATGGTCACAACCGCCAGCATGACCAGCGAAATCAGACCGGCCCTCATGTATCTTTTCCGGGAAGAGCCTGCGCTGTACTTAAAAACAAACGAGGGTACAGGGATGTCATGCTCATCCTGACGGCGAAGCTTCTGTATGCTTCTGTAAAGCATGCTCATTGAGAAACAACCCTCACGTGCATGATTACCACAAGTTCGGAAAGATCCTGGCTGTCTTCCCTCTGTTTGAACAGCCATCCAAGACCCGGAATCCTTGAAGCCCCGGGCGTGGCCCTTTCACGTTCCCTTGACCCTTTCTGGATAAGTCCCCCGAGTATAACTGTATCCCCATCGTTAACCCTGACTTTGGTGTTGACATTTCTGACATTGACCTTTGGCAGAGTGATCTGATCTCCCCCGATTTTCGCTGTCTCAGAAAGATCCACCTGACTGGTGATGGGAAAAATATCCAGATCAACATCGCCGTTATCAGTAATAAAGGGCACTACACCCAGCATAACCCCTTCAAAAGCAGTTCCGGTGTTCACGGAATAGTCAACCCAGTCTTCATCAGTGGCTCTCCTGGACCTGGTTATTTCCTGGATAAAGTTCCGGGTGGTTCCGGAGGTCACCAGGGCAGGCTGCAGATGCCTGGAACGTACATGGGGGTTGGAGACCACACTGACCTGCCCGAAGGTCTCCAGGGCCTGGATCGTGGCGCTGAACTGCCGGTAGACTTCATCTACATCCCCGGTCCTGCTGTCAATTACAATGGGAACAGGATCCTCGCTTTCCAGGCCGTACGTTCCAAAACCCTGGGCGGACTGCCATCCCAGGTTGACGCTGTAGGCAAAATTGCTGGCCAGTTCCTGGGAGATATAACTCCAGTCCACCCCGAGCTGGAATGAGTCGCTGAGCGATACTTCCAGGATCTGGGCATCGATAACCACCTGCTGGGAAAGCTTGCTCTTGAGCTGCTTTATAAAATTATTTGCCACCCTCATTTTAGAGGGAGAAGCGCGTACATAAAGCGAGCCTGCTGTAGGATCCAGGACAAAATGCCCCTGCCTTTCACCTGTTGCATCCATGAGTATATCATTCAGGTTTTTCTGCAGAAAACCATAAATGGAGTTCCCGTCATCTTCCCCCCCAAAGGTGGATTGCATGGCGAAATTGCCTTTAAGGTTGTGACTGCCGACATAAAGATCATCTGTTCCTGTTCTTCTGTCACCGCTTCTTTCCCCAAAAATATTTCCGCCGCTGTCAATGGCCACCCGGGTATTGGAATCCAGAAAATCCAGCTTGAAAACTTTTTCTTCAAAAGGCCTTACAGCCAGAACATTGTCTTCCACGCTCCAGTAAAGATCATAAGAATCCAGAAGCCTGTCCACCACTATACTGGCAGGAGTCTTGTCAAAGCTGATGGTTATCCTCTTGTCCAGGCTTACTTCAGGGGAGACTACAAGATTCAGGCCGGCATTTCTGGCCACTACAAAAAGTATGTCATGCAGCGGTTTGTTGTTGACCGAGATGGAAACAATGCTCTCCTGGAGGGGATCAAACTCGGGTATAAGCGGGCCTACTTCTTCATGCCTGTCCCGGGGTGAGGGTGAATGCTCAAGTTGTTGTTCCTGTTGTATCCTGGCTTCCTGCAGATGTCTCTGTTCTTCCGCCATCTGCCTGTTCAGGGCCGCGTATCCTGATTCTTCCGGAGGCTCTCGCCCGCTGCTGCAGGCGCTTATTATCAACATGGTAAAAATCAGTAAAAAAGTGCCGGCCCCAGAAAAGCCTGAAAAAAATCCCCTGCTGACTGGTGCAAAAATTCGCAATAACCGCATAACAAACCTATTTCTGCAGGCCGACTGCCCGTGTCTGGTGCCAGGGCAACAGCCGCCGCTCTGTCGATGGCGAACGTACAAGCACACCATCTGGATTTATGGACAGGATTTTTTTGCCACCGCGAATGACCTCGCCCTCTTCGTAAATTTGACCGTTGATAGCTGCAAATTTTTTTTCTTTGCCGATAAAAATAAGCTCCACAATAAGGGGAATATGCTTTTCCGGTACAGGATCAGGCCTGGGCAGAAAAGAAAAATCAACCGTCTCGGCATGCCGGCGTTCCGGCGGATCTTCAACCAGCTTTATCCCTCTGGTCAGGGTCTCTATCGCTTTTTCTCCGGGTATATCAATCTCACCGGGGTCCATATCATGATCCACTGCAAGACGGGCATCATGCTCCGGAAAAAAAGACCTTACAGCCCACAGGCTGAAAGCCGCAAGCACAACGGTCATTAAAAGACATCTCCAGACTATATTTTTTCTTGCAGGATGCATATCTGTACAGACTTGTTAAT contains the following coding sequences:
- a CDS encoding transposase, with translation MPFTYEDEPFFSAYQAITDVWKNRKPQRVVAESFNISRNTLKDWDHSFALYGTVALLPEISHEQVDPALERLVILVKLSRPHERANHALRLAKALGIEDASLEHIRQIQRSYGYGQRMDEADICFWSGLQHILESVIKQKEKPPARPVHNLHDRPGTFFNYQRDHLQHRVELFKALSKLEKKRQIRPVLQEFGMAPNRFYVLKNRYMLYGVWGLADLVQKGQTGEKISPQLELQIIEERLMDPSLSTAKMIKKLNLKCSRANVQKIYARWKLSRFKKPVAIRGVISSPVPAQVTEKQSPVEASAKSRFPDLVDTSGLKVNRSFLQFIKHLAYRKVVISNPGTLIVAPFLDQLGVIEAWHTYGPNSLRTSEITNNIIVNVMRIIAGFPSIHDFTLNADRSVAVASGLVLNPGKTRFYDAFDEIRFSHLQFLRNDASCRARELGIIEGKEIAIDYHCDPSDSRFPEDKALSKAPDKNGDMTYAHRPQILWDSMTNTIINIAYCEGKSRAPSALYRFCERNLFMIIDPDVIKEIYADSEYTGEKQLIYLTVRSESDITMCLKQNPKIKRWKEATIQQGVWQDYREQYRIASKDFILPETKKPFRFVVKQNKETSEIRCFGSTHTDYSPTKILDAYHIRWPVETGIKDLIENYFLNKPTGTSPEKVEAHYYCIMLARLAVDYFRSQLCIPQWQSPEDWKCVLSTIRTSIFSNQNCELSLDDSGDLLITYLDGDRQGIKKRLAELLTSRKETGLNRVSWWGNRGVQIQVKDQYAI
- the clpB gene encoding ATP-dependent chaperone ClpB; its protein translation is MDINKFTQKSQEAISAAQEVAMRLGHQQVEVEHLFKSLLEQEQGLVPRILQQAGYNPSSISTSLDKQLEKLPRVSGPGSQPGQIYVTQRLNSLLLKAQDLAKNMQDEYVSVEHILLSILDESPSTGAGKVIAEYKIDKNKVLSALTSVRGSQRVTSSSPEETYDALKKYGRDLVEEAQEGKLDPVIGRDSEIRRCIRILSRRTKNNPVLIGEAGVGKTAIAEGLAQRILNRDVPEGLKDKTIFALDMGALIAGAKYRGEFEERLKAVLKEVQQSEGRILLFIDEIHTIVGAGKGEGSMDAGNLLKPMLARGELHCIGATTINEYRKNIEKDPALERRFQPVMVDEPSVEDTISILRGLRERFEVHHGVRISDGSLVSAATLSHRYISDRFLPDKAIDLIDESAAKIRSEIDSLPTELDEINRKIMQLEIEQEALKREKDEASRERLEKLGQELADLKEEQARLRSRWEREKESINSLRSLKEDIERTKLEIENAERAYDLNKAAELRYGKLHQLEKELAEKESAISGDSDEEMLLKEEVGPDDVAEIISKWTGIPVTKLLEGEREKLLKLADILHERVIGQDEAVDAVADAVLRARSGLKDPNRPIGSFLFLGPTGVGKTELTKTLALNLFDTVENMVRLDMSEYMEKHTVARMIGAPPGYVGYDEGGQLTEAIRRKPYSVILFDEVEKAHADVFNVLLQIMDDGRLTDSHGRTVDFKNTVIIMTSNLGSQYLLEGISPEGHLREDARDQVMSTVKSHFRPEFLNRLDEIVLFKPLLLEEIEQIIELLLQQIRNRLQDRKISVELSDTARHFIAKEAYDPVYGARPLRRYLQQHVETPLAKEIISGRLMDGQQVTIDLENDQLSIKAQ
- a CDS encoding chaperone modulator CbpM, with protein sequence MSNYIQTRRQGNLIRANLIHWSQFVQRTGVCPSMLGELVEMGWVESICTSPESYHFPEKEVFRVQKLVRLCRDFELPTIGGVLIIDLLDRIEQQDKEIRQLRRLI
- a CDS encoding DnaJ C-terminal domain-containing protein; the encoded protein is MEYKDYYKILGVDKNASQEEITKAYKKLARKYHPDLNPDDSTAEDRFKDVNEAYEVLKDPEKRKHYDALGADWQHGQNFQPPPGYENVHFEFRGDPGAGQGFDMGGFSDFFESIFRGFGGAGQDFRGGGTRGFRGDPFSGGGFSSKGQDAEATLELTLEEAYKGGKKSITLQEQVMGADGMPHVQNKTLSVNVPKGIKDGSKIRLSGQGSPGRGQGAAGDLYLKVRIAPHPYFKVDGNNIIYDLPLAPWEAVLGAKVRVPTLDGDVEMNIPSGMSSGQKMRLKGRGMGRGAAKGDQMVRIMIKVPKNITEEEKDLWQQLSEKSGFNPRN
- a CDS encoding tetratricopeptide repeat protein produces the protein MSMLYRSIQKLRRQDEHDIPVPSFVFKYSAGSSRKRYMRAGLISLVMLAVVTIPVLIFQSRLDVYLQSPESSEQYSVAGYEMTNPQTTRQEQTVDDSAGSEATVSEEEILVAGEDGSAMSVDTAGADEVKRQETSEASETGVAEDIVRDKLAGHASVQQESSYVKQGLDPGPPEPADLPQGYSQVRLDRDLQEHFTRQAQRNRTAMSLNRDMNAAFAAGDYDDVHEYMVRLRDILPGASPLVLKWEGILAMQDNDYEKARRKFQAVLSQNPEDSSARANLALAMLKLDRTDQARKILAELRAKSPDNPMIETLTRLLR